A stretch of the Polluticoccus soli genome encodes the following:
- a CDS encoding PQQ-dependent sugar dehydrogenase encodes MNFKYPPLLVAALCLGFLNASCQNKTLEKVDDPRLNDIKLPPGFVANIFADNVDNARSLALGTNGTVFVGNRTGNKVYALVDADKDGVAEQRYTIAEGMNMPNGVAFRNGSLYIAELDKIWRMDNIEANLATPPERVLVSDSFPSDKQHGWKYLAFGPDGKLYVPIGAPCNLCDNAEQDPRYASIVRMNPDGTKYEVYASGIRNTVGFDWHPISKELWFTDNGADNMGENNPGDELNMASRPGMHFGYPYCHQGDVKDKTYGDRHPCSDFIVPVAKLAPHTAALGMKFYTGKMFPAKYKNSIFIAEHGSWNKKEPIGYRVMFVKLNGNLVESYEPFAEGWMKAGTAWGRPVDVLQLKDGSLLVSDDHANAIYRISYKK; translated from the coding sequence ATGAACTTTAAGTACCCGCCGCTTCTCGTCGCAGCATTATGCCTGGGTTTCCTAAATGCATCCTGTCAAAACAAAACACTTGAAAAAGTAGACGATCCCCGCCTCAATGATATCAAACTGCCGCCTGGATTTGTCGCCAATATATTTGCCGATAATGTAGACAATGCACGCTCGCTGGCGCTAGGTACAAACGGTACTGTATTCGTTGGCAACCGTACGGGCAATAAGGTGTATGCCCTTGTAGATGCCGATAAAGATGGTGTGGCCGAACAACGCTACACCATAGCCGAAGGAATGAACATGCCCAATGGTGTGGCCTTCCGCAATGGATCACTATACATCGCAGAGCTGGATAAGATCTGGCGTATGGATAATATCGAGGCCAACCTGGCAACTCCGCCCGAACGTGTGCTGGTAAGCGACTCATTTCCCTCTGACAAACAACATGGCTGGAAGTATTTAGCCTTCGGGCCAGATGGAAAACTGTATGTACCCATAGGCGCGCCTTGCAACTTGTGCGACAATGCAGAGCAAGACCCGCGTTACGCGTCCATTGTACGCATGAATCCCGATGGCACTAAATACGAAGTGTATGCGAGTGGCATACGCAATACAGTTGGCTTTGATTGGCACCCCATTTCAAAGGAACTATGGTTTACCGACAACGGTGCTGATAACATGGGTGAGAACAATCCGGGTGATGAATTGAACATGGCTTCAAGACCGGGCATGCACTTTGGATATCCATATTGTCACCAGGGCGATGTAAAAGACAAGACCTATGGCGACAGGCATCCCTGCAGTGACTTTATTGTGCCGGTTGCCAAGCTAGCGCCGCATACTGCTGCACTAGGCATGAAGTTCTATACAGGGAAGATGTTTCCTGCTAAATATAAGAACAGCATCTTCATTGCAGAACACGGCTCGTGGAACAAAAAAGAACCTATTGGCTACCGCGTGATGTTTGTAAAACTCAATGGCAACCTGGTAGAAAGCTATGAACCTTTCGCAGAAGGGTGGATGAAAGCCGGTACTGCCTGGGGACGACCTGTAGATGTGCTGCAGCTAAAAGACGGATCGCTGCTGGTATCAGACGATCATGCTAATGCGATATACAGGATCAGCTATAAGAAATAA
- a CDS encoding alpha/beta fold hydrolase has product MQPVLFLHGAIGAADQLQPLADKLSGYNIIPFNFSGHGGKDFPSGELSIKQFAEEVLAFIEEQKLEQVNIFGYSMGGYVGMYLAKHHPDKVKQVATLATKFHWDAPTAAKETQMLDADKIEVKVPAFAKSLQERHAPNDWKVLLQRTVGMLQAMGADNPLKEEDYTGIATPSLIMLGDKDKMVTLEETLAVYKALPNARMAMLPATHHPIEQSNTEALAFLLNQFFAN; this is encoded by the coding sequence ATGCAACCTGTACTTTTTCTCCATGGCGCCATTGGTGCAGCCGATCAACTGCAACCGCTTGCTGATAAACTTTCGGGCTATAACATCATTCCGTTCAACTTTTCGGGGCATGGAGGCAAAGATTTCCCTTCAGGCGAGCTTTCTATCAAACAATTTGCGGAAGAGGTACTGGCGTTTATTGAAGAGCAGAAACTGGAACAGGTAAATATCTTCGGCTATAGCATGGGGGGATATGTAGGCATGTACCTTGCAAAACACCACCCCGACAAAGTAAAGCAGGTGGCAACGCTGGCAACAAAGTTTCATTGGGATGCACCTACGGCGGCTAAAGAGACACAGATGCTGGATGCTGACAAGATAGAAGTTAAGGTGCCGGCTTTCGCTAAATCGCTGCAGGAACGTCACGCCCCCAACGACTGGAAAGTATTGCTACAACGCACCGTGGGCATGCTGCAGGCAATGGGTGCAGATAATCCTCTGAAAGAGGAAGATTATACGGGAATAGCAACACCTTCGCTCATCATGCTGGGCGATAAAGATAAAATGGTGACGCTGGAAGAAACTCTGGCTGTATATAAGGCTCTGCCCAACGCACGCATGGCGATGCTGCCCGCTACACATCACCCAATAGAGCAATCGAACACTGAAGCGCTGGCATTTTTGTTGAACCAGTTTTTTGCCAACTAG
- a CDS encoding GNAT family N-acetyltransferase gives MLATLKIEPFTARLKDGTEVTIREATLQDASELMQSIRKYLSESEYQVMEQDEFSHLMSKGREWINAFIEEDNSLLLIAEVDGKIVGNLDITGGSRKRLRHNGLIGIGVLKQCHSQGLGSMLLQAGIDWAKDNPYLERLWMQIVDGNKEAIGLYKKLGFVEEGRQKNFIKTGEGTYADNIIMALVL, from the coding sequence ATGCTCGCTACACTAAAGATCGAACCTTTCACAGCCAGGCTGAAAGACGGAACAGAGGTAACCATACGGGAGGCTACCCTGCAGGATGCATCAGAACTGATGCAAAGTATACGCAAATACCTTAGCGAAAGTGAATACCAGGTGATGGAACAAGACGAGTTCAGCCACCTGATGTCGAAAGGCAGGGAATGGATCAACGCTTTTATTGAAGAAGACAACTCATTATTACTGATCGCCGAGGTCGACGGCAAGATCGTCGGAAACCTTGACATTACAGGTGGTTCGCGCAAACGCCTTCGCCACAATGGTCTTATTGGTATCGGTGTACTCAAGCAATGCCACTCGCAAGGTTTAGGTAGCATGCTGCTGCAGGCTGGCATCGACTGGGCTAAGGACAACCCTTACCTGGAACGGCTCTGGATGCAGATAGTAGATGGCAACAAGGAGGCCATTGGCCTATATAAAAAGCTGGGCTTTGTAGAGGAAGGCCGTCAAAAGAATTTCATCAAGACAGGCGAAGGCACTTATGCCGACAACATTATTATGGCGTTGGTACTATAA
- a CDS encoding DUF817 domain-containing protein: MHFLLKLFSFGYQQALCCIFPVAIFATLAFTKYVDVPFFYRYDFILLVCICMQFLMVYLKLETVDELKVISLFHLIGLFLELYKVSKGSWAYPQFAYTKIGNVPIYSGFMYASVASYICQAWRRFDLRFHDWPSSWITFPLAAAIYFNFFTLHYLPDMRWIIILSLFFIFRRSYVTFVSRGVTYKMNIILSFLLIGSFIWLAENISTFLGAWQYPNQKRQWNVVHIGKLSSWFLLVIISIIIVANLKHIKYNKKPLATAGPDTLEPETVTASVP; the protein is encoded by the coding sequence ATGCATTTCCTACTCAAACTCTTTTCCTTCGGCTATCAGCAGGCGTTGTGCTGTATTTTTCCTGTTGCCATTTTCGCAACGCTGGCGTTCACCAAATACGTGGATGTTCCTTTTTTCTATCGTTACGATTTCATTTTGCTCGTGTGCATCTGCATGCAATTCCTGATGGTCTACCTGAAGCTGGAGACGGTTGATGAGTTGAAGGTGATCTCGCTTTTTCACCTCATTGGTCTCTTCCTGGAGCTGTATAAGGTTAGTAAAGGCTCTTGGGCCTACCCCCAGTTTGCTTATACCAAGATCGGTAATGTGCCGATCTACAGCGGCTTTATGTATGCCAGCGTGGCCAGTTATATTTGCCAGGCATGGCGCCGGTTCGATCTTCGGTTCCATGACTGGCCATCGTCGTGGATCACCTTCCCGCTTGCTGCCGCCATTTATTTCAATTTCTTTACCCTGCACTACCTGCCTGATATGCGCTGGATCATTATCCTTTCATTGTTCTTCATCTTTCGCAGGTCGTATGTCACATTCGTGTCACGTGGTGTTACCTACAAGATGAACATCATTCTTTCCTTTTTGCTCATCGGCAGTTTTATCTGGCTGGCAGAAAATATTTCCACCTTCCTGGGTGCCTGGCAATATCCTAACCAGAAAAGACAATGGAATGTCGTGCACATTGGCAAACTCAGCTCCTGGTTCCTGCTTGTCATTATCAGTATTATCATTGTTGCCAACCTGAAACACATCAAGTACAATAAAAAGCCGCTGGCTACAGCCGGGCCGGATACACTTGAACCCGAAACGGTTACCGCCAGCGTACCTTAA
- a CDS encoding D-alanine--D-alanine ligase, with translation MKKNIALLAGGYSGEYVISIKTAGTIEQNLDKELYDVYKIIVTKEGWWYESEEGKRTEVDKNDFTLTLSGNKIKFDAVYIAIHGTPGEDGRLQGYLDMLQVPYATCNSIVSALTFNKSYCNKVVKALNIANIANSVHLIKGEPYSVGNILEQLKLPMFVKPNEMGSSLGVSKVKSVEELLPAIEKAFKEDNQVLIEEFIEGREITIGVYKVDGRLHTLPATEIVSQNEFFDYEAKYTPGVTNEITPAPIDDSIREQLETKASYIYRHLNCRGVVRMDFILQKGTNKLYFLEVNTTPGQSENSIVPQQVRASGLTLKEFYGSLIEDCIKNNTF, from the coding sequence ATGAAGAAAAACATTGCCCTGCTCGCAGGCGGATACTCCGGAGAATATGTCATATCTATTAAGACGGCCGGAACGATCGAACAGAATCTTGACAAAGAGCTGTATGATGTATATAAAATAATTGTTACAAAAGAGGGCTGGTGGTACGAATCTGAAGAGGGCAAGCGGACAGAAGTTGATAAGAATGATTTTACCCTCACGCTGAGCGGCAATAAGATAAAGTTCGACGCGGTATACATAGCCATTCACGGCACTCCGGGCGAAGACGGCAGACTGCAGGGCTATCTTGACATGCTCCAGGTGCCTTATGCTACCTGCAATTCGATAGTGTCTGCACTCACCTTTAATAAAAGCTACTGCAACAAGGTGGTAAAAGCGCTGAACATCGCCAACATCGCTAACTCCGTACATCTTATCAAGGGCGAACCTTATTCGGTAGGTAATATATTGGAACAGCTGAAGCTGCCTATGTTTGTAAAGCCGAACGAAATGGGGTCGAGCCTGGGCGTAAGCAAAGTAAAGTCAGTTGAAGAGCTGCTGCCCGCTATCGAAAAGGCTTTTAAAGAAGACAACCAGGTGCTGATAGAAGAGTTTATCGAAGGTCGCGAGATCACTATAGGTGTGTATAAAGTAGACGGTCGCCTGCATACGCTGCCGGCAACAGAGATAGTGAGCCAGAATGAGTTCTTCGATTACGAGGCTAAATATACACCGGGTGTTACCAACGAGATAACTCCTGCGCCAATAGATGACAGCATTCGCGAACAGCTGGAAACAAAAGCCTCTTATATCTACAGGCATCTGAACTGCCGTGGTGTTGTGCGTATGGACTTTATCTTGCAGAAGGGCACAAATAAATTATACTTCCTGGAGGTAAACACTACTCCCGGACAGAGCGAGAACAGTATTGTACCCCAGCAGGTACGCGCCTCCGGCCTTACATTGAAAGAATTTTATGGTTCGCTTATAGAGGACTGCATCAAAAACAATACTTTTTAA
- a CDS encoding PASTA domain-containing protein, with protein MFKISEERRRSFRFNLLIVVLLCIVCYVLFFASLGFITRHGQEIKVPDVTSRDVKSAKIMLEKMDFDVDVDSAYDPKAKPFVVLSQMPEVNAVVKKGRTVFLTINKAEPPLTPMPNLMNLSFRSASMILKSQKLMLGDTSYKPDIAKGAVLEQLYKGQPIRPGQMVPQGSRIDLVIGDGLGNTEFNVPDVIGMPYQEAATILGGTGLHFTTIWEGEITDSAAATVYNQSPKPMSELGAPNRIKEGDIIDIFIKQEATVEELEYNRNPTAVVE; from the coding sequence ATGTTCAAAATAAGCGAAGAAAGGCGGAGATCATTTAGGTTCAACTTGTTGATAGTGGTACTGCTGTGCATTGTTTGTTATGTGCTGTTTTTTGCCAGCCTGGGTTTCATTACCCGTCACGGCCAGGAGATAAAAGTACCCGACGTCACTAGCCGCGATGTCAAAAGCGCAAAGATCATGCTGGAAAAGATGGACTTTGATGTAGACGTTGATTCCGCTTACGATCCGAAGGCTAAGCCTTTCGTGGTGTTGTCGCAAATGCCCGAGGTGAACGCAGTGGTAAAAAAAGGCAGGACCGTGTTTCTTACTATTAACAAAGCAGAGCCGCCACTGACACCAATGCCGAACTTAATGAACCTTTCGTTCCGCAGTGCTTCTATGATATTGAAAAGCCAGAAGCTAATGTTGGGCGACACAAGTTATAAGCCAGATATCGCTAAGGGAGCAGTATTGGAACAGCTATACAAAGGACAACCTATTCGTCCCGGACAAATGGTGCCACAAGGTAGCCGTATCGACCTGGTGATAGGCGATGGTCTGGGCAACACCGAATTCAACGTGCCTGATGTGATAGGTATGCCTTACCAGGAAGCTGCAACGATCCTCGGAGGTACAGGCCTCCATTTTACTACCATATGGGAAGGTGAGATCACCGACTCGGCGGCTGCTACCGTCTACAATCAGTCGCCCAAACCGATGAGCGAGCTGGGAGCACCCAATCGTATCAAAGAGGGTGATATCATTGATATATTCATTAAACAGGAAGCCACTGTCGAAGAGCTTGAGTACAACAGAAATCCGACAGCTGTCGTTGAATAA
- a CDS encoding T9SS type A sorting domain-containing protein, with product MKSFFVKPYKLLLCLLILAGGQQVIAQEMVMPLEYNPAVSNKPSNDWGAVLKITDDPVVPIFLDLPFFEDFTGYTQEVDKYKWLDKQVYVNNTMCVDPISRGVATFDALNQHGLPYNPNLNIALITADSLTSKGLNMHDFAPEDSVYMSFFYQPQGNGFSPETQDSLMLYFLTKDTVWVKVWSVPGTTIQSFKQVMIRISDPSFLYQGFQFRFVNKASINVNDDVWNLDYIRIHAGRNLYDTAVNDIAYTVNPTYMLDDYTYMPYHQFLANPGSERALQHFSYFRNNYDATQNITYGYSAAEESGTPLTSGSSANTAAGARQVQQANFSVYSNTVPLVEKYKAVNFINKFYVTSPAGESKENDTIVREQLFHNYLAYDDGTAEQSYFLSQFVTLPGKLAVEHHLNEPDTLSGVAIYFGRQVPGGQNKYFSIAVYEDITVGSNSEKIIYQEDFLFPGYLNTNNFYVYKFAQKVPLPAGKFYIGTIQPALASSDSLYFGLDVNRVGPSHVFYNLLAKWESSNYPGAVMIRPIVGPIIPSGVEEVKPKQQEWAVYPNPATETVSLQYNGAAKLNFNIVDMQGRTTMRGSTKSDQPIDISALSPGVYYIQLVSGEISSAPKKIVKL from the coding sequence ATGAAAAGCTTTTTCGTGAAACCATATAAACTCTTACTGTGCCTGCTGATACTGGCAGGAGGCCAACAGGTTATTGCGCAGGAAATGGTGATGCCTTTAGAGTATAATCCTGCCGTATCTAACAAACCTTCGAATGATTGGGGAGCAGTATTAAAGATCACCGATGACCCAGTGGTGCCTATTTTTCTTGATCTGCCGTTTTTCGAGGATTTTACCGGATATACGCAGGAAGTGGATAAATATAAGTGGCTCGATAAGCAGGTGTATGTAAACAATACCATGTGTGTAGATCCGATAAGCCGCGGGGTTGCAACATTTGACGCGTTAAACCAACATGGTCTGCCTTACAATCCCAACCTGAATATTGCGTTGATCACGGCCGATAGCCTAACGTCCAAGGGATTAAACATGCACGACTTTGCGCCGGAAGACAGTGTATACATGAGCTTTTTCTATCAGCCGCAGGGAAACGGTTTTTCACCAGAAACACAGGATTCGCTAATGCTGTATTTCCTGACTAAAGACACTGTGTGGGTGAAAGTCTGGAGTGTCCCTGGGACTACTATTCAGTCATTCAAACAAGTGATGATCCGTATAAGCGATCCGTCTTTCTTATACCAGGGCTTTCAGTTCCGTTTTGTCAACAAGGCGTCCATCAATGTAAACGACGATGTTTGGAATCTGGACTACATACGCATCCATGCTGGCCGGAATCTATATGACACTGCCGTTAATGACATTGCCTATACTGTGAATCCGACCTATATGCTGGATGATTACACATATATGCCGTACCATCAGTTCCTGGCCAACCCCGGCAGCGAAAGAGCACTACAGCATTTCTCGTATTTCCGCAACAATTACGATGCAACGCAGAACATTACGTATGGGTATTCAGCTGCCGAAGAAAGCGGCACACCATTAACAAGTGGATCAAGCGCCAATACTGCTGCCGGTGCGCGACAAGTTCAACAGGCTAATTTTTCGGTTTATAGCAATACAGTCCCACTGGTTGAAAAATATAAAGCGGTAAACTTCATCAATAAGTTCTACGTCACCTCGCCTGCCGGAGAGTCTAAAGAGAACGATACGATCGTCAGGGAGCAACTGTTTCATAATTACCTGGCCTATGATGATGGAACAGCTGAACAGAGCTACTTCTTGAGTCAGTTCGTGACACTGCCTGGTAAACTGGCAGTTGAGCACCACCTGAACGAACCGGACACTTTATCGGGCGTAGCCATTTATTTCGGCAGACAAGTACCAGGCGGACAAAACAAATACTTCTCTATTGCGGTATACGAGGACATTACCGTTGGTAGTAACAGTGAAAAGATCATTTACCAGGAAGACTTTTTGTTTCCCGGATATCTGAATACGAACAACTTTTACGTATACAAATTTGCCCAAAAGGTGCCGCTGCCTGCAGGTAAATTCTATATCGGAACTATACAGCCGGCACTGGCTAGCAGCGATAGCCTGTACTTTGGTCTGGATGTAAACAGGGTAGGACCTAGCCACGTATTTTATAATCTGCTGGCTAAATGGGAGTCTTCCAATTATCCCGGCGCCGTGATGATCCGCCCAATAGTAGGACCGATCATCCCGAGCGGCGTAGAAGAGGTGAAACCTAAACAGCAGGAGTGGGCAGTATACCCCAATCCTGCAACAGAAACGGTTAGCCTGCAATACAATGGTGCAGCAAAGCTAAATTTCAACATCGTTGATATGCAGGGCAGAACAACTATGCGCGGCAGTACGAAGAGCGATCAACCAATCGATATTTCTGCATTATCACCGGGCGTTTATTACATTCAATTAGTATCGGGCGAAATTTCTTCTGCACCTAAAAAAATTGTCAAATTATAA
- a CDS encoding rhodanese-like domain-containing protein — translation MKEITVEELKQRVDAGEKLNIIDVREPSEYAEDNIGAKLIPLGNIMSMQIDELEDLKNEELIVHCKAGSRSMQACMMLEQFGFTNCVNVKGGILAWHEKFGNAKIN, via the coding sequence ATGAAAGAGATCACAGTCGAAGAACTGAAACAAAGAGTTGATGCTGGCGAAAAACTGAACATTATAGATGTTCGCGAACCGTCTGAATATGCTGAGGATAATATTGGTGCGAAACTGATACCCCTGGGCAATATCATGAGCATGCAGATAGATGAACTAGAAGACCTGAAAAACGAAGAACTTATCGTACACTGTAAAGCGGGTAGCCGTAGCATGCAGGCATGTATGATGCTGGAGCAGTTTGGATTTACCAACTGTGTGAACGTAAAGGGTGGTATCCTGGCATGGCACGAAAAATTCGGTAACGCAAAGATCAACTAA